The following are from one region of the Vulpes vulpes isolate BD-2025 chromosome 14, VulVul3, whole genome shotgun sequence genome:
- the BIRC7 gene encoding baculoviral IAP repeat-containing protein 7, giving the protein MGPEDRAKCWCRGPELGRGRLSPCGHTEGRDGRCTWCWGGRDRVDGQILGQLRPLAEEEEAGEPRAGPPRPAFPGMGSEQLRLASFSAWPLTAVVQPELLAAAGFFHTGQQDKVRCFFCYGGLQSWEQGDDPWTEHAKWFPRCEFLLQTKGRDFVCSVQEACCHLLGSWDPSEEPEDTAPATPSAPVHMSPELPTPRREVQSEGAREPGARDAEEQLQRLREERVCKVCLDRTVCTVFVPCGHLVCAECAPALQLCPVCRAPIRSCVRTFLP; this is encoded by the exons ATGGGGCCTGAGGACAGGGCCAAGTGCTGGTGCCGTGGCCCCGAGCTGGGCCGCGGACGCCTCTCTCCGTGTGGCCACACCGAGGGCCGGGACGGCCGCTGCACCTGGTGCTGGGGAGGCCGGGACCGGGTGGACGGGCAGATCCTGGGCCAGCTGCGCCCCCtcgcagaggaggaggaggcaggggagcccCGGGCTGGCCCCCCGAGGCCGGCCTTCCCCGGGATGGGCTCGGAGCAGCTGCGGCTGGCCTCGTTCTCCGCCTGGCCGCTGACCGCCGTGGTGCAGCCTGAGCTGCTGGCCGCGGCGGGCTTCTTCCACACGG GCCAGCAAGACAAAGTGAGGTGCTTCTTCTGCTACGGGGGTCTGCAGAGCTGGGAGCAAGGGGATGACCCCTGGACGGAGCACGCCAAGTGGTTCCCCAG GTGCGAATTCCTGCTCCAGACAAAGGGACGGGACTTCGTCTGCAGCGTCCAGGAGGCTTGTTGCCAcctgctgggctcctgg GACCCATCAGAAGAACCAGAAGACACGGCCCCTGCCACCCCGTCAG CTCCTGTCCACATGAGTCCTGAGCTGCCCACGCCCAGAAGAGAGGTCCAGTCTGAAGGGGCCAGGGAGCCAG GAGCCCGGGATGCAGAGGAGCAGCTGCAGCGCCTGCGGGAGGAGCGCGTCTGCAAGGTGTGCCTGGACCGCACCGTGTGCACCGTCTTCGTGCCCTGCGGCCACTTGGTCTGTGCCGAGTGCGCGCCAGCCCTGCAGCTGTGCCCCGTCTGCAGAGCCCCCATCCGCAGCTGTGTGCGTACCTTCCTGCCCTAG